The following are from one region of the Cloacibacterium normanense genome:
- the leuB gene encoding 3-isopropylmalate dehydrogenase, translated as MSNSYKIAVLPGDGIGPEVTAESVKVLNVIAQAFQYKFEFEYAKMGAEAIFETGNPLPEETLTVCKNADAVLFGAIGDPYFDNNPDAKVRPEQGLLKLRKELGLFANIRPIKTYSSITKKSPLKKEIVDGTDIQIYRELISGIYFGEKFTDENGEFAYDICKYNKDEIVQIAHLAFQDAQKRRKKLTLIDKANVLDTSRLWRKVVQDIAKDYPDVTLEFLFVDNAAMQMILNPKQFDVILTENMFGDIISDEASVIGGSIGLLPSASIGNDNALFEPIHGSYPQAKGKGIANPIASILSAAMLLDYLKLDVAANKLREAVEHAIDHRYVTEDLNKEQNYSTSEVGDFIVDYIKFSENSYYNFENVKLGKSTIV; from the coding sequence ATGAGCAATAGTTATAAAATAGCAGTTCTTCCTGGTGATGGAATAGGTCCAGAAGTAACCGCAGAAAGTGTAAAAGTTTTGAATGTAATTGCACAAGCATTTCAATATAAATTTGAATTTGAATATGCTAAAATGGGAGCAGAAGCTATTTTTGAAACAGGAAATCCTTTGCCAGAAGAAACCTTAACTGTTTGTAAAAATGCTGATGCTGTACTTTTTGGAGCAATTGGTGACCCTTATTTTGATAATAATCCTGATGCGAAGGTGAGACCAGAGCAAGGTTTGTTGAAATTAAGAAAAGAATTGGGACTTTTTGCCAATATTCGTCCGATTAAGACGTATTCTTCTATTACCAAGAAAAGTCCGTTGAAAAAAGAAATTGTAGATGGAACAGATATTCAAATCTATAGAGAATTGATTAGCGGGATTTATTTTGGCGAAAAATTTACAGACGAAAACGGAGAATTTGCGTATGATATTTGTAAATACAACAAAGACGAAATTGTTCAGATTGCACATTTGGCATTTCAAGATGCTCAAAAAAGAAGAAAAAAATTAACTTTGATAGATAAAGCTAATGTTTTGGACACTTCTAGACTTTGGAGAAAAGTGGTGCAAGATATTGCCAAAGATTATCCAGATGTTACATTAGAATTTTTGTTTGTAGATAATGCTGCTATGCAAATGATTCTTAATCCGAAACAATTTGATGTAATTCTTACCGAAAATATGTTTGGAGATATTATTTCTGATGAAGCCAGTGTAATTGGTGGTTCTATTGGTTTGCTTCCTTCAGCTTCTATTGGTAATGATAATGCCCTTTTCGAGCCAATTCACGGGTCTTATCCTCAGGCAAAAGGAAAAGGAATTGCCAATCCTATTGCATCTATTTTGAGCGCTGCAATGTTATTAGATTATTTAAAATTAGATGTGGCGGCAAACAAATTGAGAGAAGCGGTAGAACACGCCATTGATCATAGATATGTGACAGAAGACCTGAATAAAGAACAAAATTATTCTACCAGTGAGGTAGGAGATTTTATAGTAGATTATATTAAGTTTTCAGAAAATTCTTATTACAATTTTGAGAATGTAAAACTTGGTAAATCTACAATTGTCTAA
- the leuD gene encoding 3-isopropylmalate dehydratase small subunit codes for MQKLVLLQSKAVPLPAENIDTDQIIPARFLKSINKEGFGNNLFRDWRYNSQTNEPISDFVLNNPKYSGEILVAGNNFGCGSSREHAAWALTDYGFKVVVSSYFADIFRGNALNNGLLPVKVSDEFLKDLLSTITENPETEITVNVEEQSISFNGKSETFELDAYKKICLMNGYDDIDFLISKKAEIEKFEQETQKVYEQ; via the coding sequence ATGCAAAAATTAGTTTTATTACAATCAAAAGCAGTGCCTTTGCCTGCTGAAAATATAGATACCGATCAGATTATTCCTGCTAGATTTTTGAAAAGTATCAACAAAGAAGGCTTTGGAAATAATCTTTTCAGAGATTGGAGATATAATTCTCAAACCAATGAACCGATTTCAGATTTTGTATTGAATAATCCAAAATACAGTGGTGAAATATTAGTTGCAGGAAACAATTTCGGTTGTGGAAGTAGTAGAGAACACGCAGCTTGGGCTTTGACGGATTATGGTTTTAAAGTAGTGGTTTCTAGTTATTTCGCAGATATTTTTAGAGGAAATGCACTCAATAATGGTTTGCTTCCTGTAAAAGTTTCTGATGAATTTTTGAAAGATTTATTATCAACCATTACAGAAAATCCTGAAACTGAAATTACGGTAAATGTAGAAGAACAAAGCATTAGTTTTAACGGAAAATCTGAAACATTTGAGCTAGATGCTTACAAAAAAATCTGTCTGATGAATGGTTATGACGATATCGATTTCCTTATTAGTAAGAAAGCAGAAATAGAAAAATTTGAACAAGAAACACAAAAAGTATATGAGCAATAG
- the leuC gene encoding 3-isopropylmalate dehydratase large subunit, whose amino-acid sequence MKTLFDKVWDAHVVDTVPNGPQIIYIDKHLIHEVTSPQAFAELESRDLEIFRTKQIVATADHNVPTLQQELPIRDELSRTQVQQLTENCKKNNIELYGLGHQYQGIVHIIAPELGVTQPGMSIVCGDSHTSTHGAFGSIAFGIGTSQVAQVFASQCLLLNKPKSMRVTVNGKLNPEVQPKDVILYIISKTGTDAGTGYFCEYAGEVFENMSMEGRMTVCNMSIEMGARGGMIAPDETTFNYVKGRQFAPKGEEWEEKLAYWKTLKTDEGAIFDAEFTFDAADIQPMITYGTNPGMGISVNQSVPTPQNESEEKALKYMGLNAGQSPSEIKVNYVFIGSCTNARIEDFRSAADYVKGKKKAENITAWLVPGSQQVAKQIYEEGLDKIFNEAGFQIRQPGCSACLAMNDDKIPEGEYCVSTSNRNFEGRQGQGARTILASPLTAAKVAVEGKIVGYQNLN is encoded by the coding sequence ATGAAAACATTATTTGATAAAGTTTGGGATGCTCACGTTGTAGATACCGTTCCAAATGGTCCACAAATTATTTATATTGACAAACATTTGATCCACGAGGTAACAAGTCCGCAAGCTTTTGCAGAATTGGAATCTAGAGATCTCGAAATTTTTAGAACAAAACAAATTGTTGCAACTGCCGATCACAACGTACCAACTTTACAACAAGAATTGCCAATTCGTGATGAATTATCAAGAACACAAGTTCAGCAATTGACAGAAAATTGCAAAAAAAATAATATTGAATTGTACGGTTTAGGACATCAATATCAAGGAATTGTACACATTATTGCTCCAGAATTAGGCGTTACACAACCAGGAATGAGCATAGTTTGTGGAGACAGTCATACTTCTACACACGGTGCTTTTGGTAGCATTGCTTTCGGAATCGGGACAAGCCAAGTTGCACAGGTTTTTGCAAGTCAATGTTTGCTTTTGAACAAACCAAAATCAATGAGAGTTACGGTTAATGGAAAACTCAATCCTGAAGTTCAACCAAAAGATGTGATTCTTTACATTATTTCTAAAACAGGAACAGATGCAGGAACAGGGTATTTCTGTGAATATGCAGGTGAAGTTTTCGAAAATATGTCAATGGAAGGCAGAATGACGGTTTGTAACATGAGTATTGAAATGGGAGCTAGAGGTGGAATGATTGCACCAGACGAAACTACTTTCAATTATGTAAAAGGAAGACAATTTGCACCAAAAGGTGAAGAATGGGAAGAGAAACTGGCTTATTGGAAGACTTTGAAAACTGATGAAGGCGCTATTTTCGATGCAGAATTTACTTTTGATGCAGCTGATATTCAACCGATGATTACTTACGGAACTAATCCTGGAATGGGAATTTCTGTAAATCAATCTGTGCCAACTCCTCAAAACGAATCTGAGGAAAAAGCTTTGAAATATATGGGCTTGAATGCAGGGCAATCACCGTCTGAAATTAAAGTGAATTATGTTTTTATTGGAAGTTGTACCAATGCAAGAATTGAAGATTTCCGTTCGGCTGCAGATTATGTTAAAGGAAAGAAAAAAGCGGAAAATATTACGGCTTGGTTGGTTCCAGGTTCGCAACAAGTAGCAAAACAGATTTACGAAGAAGGTTTGGATAAAATTTTTAATGAAGCAGGTTTTCAAATTCGTCAACCGGGATGTTCGGCTTGTTTGGCGATGAATGACGATAAAATTCCGGAAGGTGAATATTGCGTTTCTACTTCAAACAGAAATTTCGAGGGAAGACAAGGACAAGGTGCTAGAACCATTTTGGCAAGTCCGTTAACTGCTGCAAAAGTAGCTGTAGAAGGTAAAATTGTAGGTTATCAAAATTTGAATTAA
- a CDS encoding 2-isopropylmalate synthase, translating to MNPEKIEIFDTTLRDGEQVPGCKLNTEQKLVIAEKLDELGVDIIEAGFPISSPGDFYSVTEISKIVRNATVCGLTRANKKDIETAAEALKFAKKPRIHTGIGTSDNHIKFKFNSTREAVLERAVEAVKYAKTFVEDVEFYAEDAGRTDNEFLAKVCEEVIKAGATVLNIPDTTGYCLPEQYGAKMKYLRENVKGIEKAVLSCHCHNDLGLATANSISGVINGARQIECTINGLGERAGNTALEEVVMILKQHKDLNLYTDVNSKMLNEMSLMVSELMGMPVQPNKAIVGANAFAHSSGIHQDGVIKNRETYEIIDPAEVGVNESSIVLTARSGRSALAYRFKNIGFDVTKNELDYLYQEFLKIADIKKEVVNEDLQVMMATFSQKTV from the coding sequence ATGAATCCCGAAAAGATTGAAATTTTTGATACAACATTGCGAGATGGGGAACAAGTCCCGGGATGCAAATTAAATACCGAACAAAAATTAGTCATTGCCGAAAAGCTAGACGAATTAGGTGTGGATATTATTGAAGCTGGTTTCCCGATTTCTAGTCCGGGAGATTTTTATTCGGTTACCGAAATTTCTAAAATTGTAAGAAATGCAACGGTTTGTGGTTTAACCAGAGCCAACAAAAAAGATATAGAAACTGCCGCTGAAGCTCTTAAATTTGCTAAAAAACCAAGAATCCATACAGGAATTGGTACTTCTGATAATCATATTAAATTCAAATTTAATTCTACCAGAGAAGCCGTTTTAGAAAGAGCTGTGGAAGCAGTGAAATATGCTAAAACCTTCGTAGAAGATGTAGAATTTTATGCCGAAGATGCTGGAAGAACAGACAATGAATTTTTGGCAAAAGTCTGCGAAGAAGTTATAAAAGCAGGCGCTACAGTTCTTAACATTCCTGATACTACAGGTTATTGTTTACCAGAACAATATGGCGCAAAAATGAAATATTTACGAGAAAACGTAAAAGGTATTGAAAAAGCGGTGCTTTCTTGTCATTGTCATAATGATTTAGGTTTAGCAACCGCTAATTCTATTTCTGGAGTTATAAACGGAGCTCGCCAAATAGAATGTACCATCAATGGTTTAGGAGAAAGAGCTGGAAACACAGCTTTAGAAGAAGTGGTAATGATTTTGAAGCAACATAAAGACTTAAATTTATATACCGATGTTAACTCGAAAATGTTGAACGAAATGAGTTTGATGGTTTCGGAATTAATGGGAATGCCTGTTCAGCCCAACAAAGCAATTGTAGGAGCTAATGCTTTCGCACACAGTTCGGGGATTCACCAAGATGGTGTCATTAAAAACCGTGAAACCTACGAAATTATCGATCCTGCAGAAGTGGGCGTAAACGAATCTTCTATCGTTTTAACAGCAAGAAGTGGACGCTCTGCTTTGGCTTATAGATTTAAAAATATTGGCTTTGATGTCACTAAAAATGAGTTGGATTATTTGTACCAAGAATTTTTGAAAATTGCTGATATCAAAAAAGAAGTCGTAAACGAAGATTTACAAGTAATGATGGCTACTTTTAGCCAAAAAACGGTTTAA